One genomic segment of Falco biarmicus isolate bFalBia1 chromosome 15, bFalBia1.pri, whole genome shotgun sequence includes these proteins:
- the LOC130159478 gene encoding C-factor-like has product MEGLGVGSVLLTGCDGGLGLGLLKGLLEQPSPPRHLFAACLDPQGKAINEVALGNPNVVVLPLDVTDPNSIKAAVGKVREEVGSAGLNLLINNACTTRRSTLATETAENMTLVYTTNTIGPLQTSQAFLPLLMEAAEAEGQRGMSCSRAAIVNISSILGSIGAVEAWEERQDICYRCSKAALNMLTKCLALEYGGSGILCVSVDPGCVTPPLEQGMGPATVEESVQGVLRLLARLSATSNGTFWDWRGHSLPW; this is encoded by the exons atggaggggctCGGCGTGGGCAGCGTTTTGCTGACCGGCTGTGACgggggcctggggctggggctgctgaagGGCTtgctggagcagcccagccccccTCGGCACCTCTTCGCTGCTTGCCTGGACCCCCAGGGGAAG GCTATCAACGAGGTGGCTTTGGGCAACCCCAACGTCGTGGTCCTGCCTCTAG ACGTGACGGACCCCAACAGCATCAAGGCGGCAGTCGGGAAGGTGCGGGAGGAGGTGGGAAGTGCCGGCCTCAACCTCCTGATAAACAACGCCTGCACCACACGCCGCAGCACGCTGGCCACCGAGACGGCGGAGAACATGACCCTCGTCTACACCACCAACACCATCGGGCCCCTGCAGACAAGCCAG GCGTTCCTGCCGCTGCTGATGGAAGCAGCCGAGGCTGAAGGGCAGCGTGGgatgagctgcagcagagccgCCATTGTCAACATCTCCAGCATCCTGGGCTCCATCGGGGCGGTGGAGGCTtgggaggagaggcaggacATCTGCTACCGCTGCAGCAAG GCTGCTCTGAACATGCTCACCAAGTGCCTGGCCCTGGAGTATGGGGGCAGTGGGATCCTCTGTGTGTCCGTGGACCCTGGCTGTGTGACACCTCCCTTGGAACAGGGGATG GGCCCAGCGACGGTGGAGGAGAGCGTGCAGGGCGTCCTGCGGCTGCTGGCCCGGCTCTCAGCCACCAGCAACGGCACCTTCTGGGACTGGagagggcacagcctgccctggTGA
- the IL34 gene encoding interleukin-34 translates to MQQGYAAVLCVLAVLGLEAAAPGECELTRLLQDKLQYEMRLQYMKHYFPVDYTVQVQYEEVLRPSNITRLRNGTVSEVALRYLWFHVSSQAVLRIREVLPVKHPSWKYTQELCQLFDALGKEYSKYRQTDVEPVVADLVKLVHSVGSESRRKAVRPKALLDNCLKVMRMLYTAPCRWEST, encoded by the exons ATGCAGCAGGGCTACGCGGCCGTCCTGT gtgtcctggctgtgctggggctggaggctgctgcgCCGGGCGAATGCGAGCTCACCCGCCTGCTCCAGGACAAGCTGCAGTACGAGATGCGCCTGCAGTACATG AAACACTACTTCCCCGTCGACTACACGGTCCAGGTCCAGTATGAGGAGGTGCTAAGGCCATCCAACATCACCCGCCTG CGCAACGGGACAGTGTCGGAGGTGGCCCTGCGGTACCTCTGGTTCCACGTCAGCTCCCAGGCAGTGCTGCGGATCCGCGAGGTGCTGCCGGTGAAGCACCCATCCTGGAAGTACACccaggagctgtgccagctcttCGATGCCCTGGGCAAGGAGTACAGCAAGTACCGGCAG ACAGATGTGGAGCCAGTGGTGGCCGACCTGGTGAAGCTGGTTCACAGCGTGGGCTCTGAGAGCCGCAGGAAGGCTGTACGCCCCAAGGCACTGCTGGACAACTGCCTCAAGGTCATGCGGATGCTCTACACTGCACCTT GTCGGTGGGAGTCCACCTAG
- the SF3B3 gene encoding splicing factor 3B subunit 3, with the protein MFLYNLTLQRATGISYAIHGNFSGTKQQEIVVSRGKILELLRPDPNTGKVHTLLTVEVFGVIRSLMAFRLTGGTKDYIVVGSDSGRIVILEYQPSKNVFEKIHQETFGKSGCRRIVPGQYLAVDPKGRAVMISAIEKQKLVYILNRDAAARLTISSPLEAHKANTLVYHVVGVDVGFENPMFACLEMDYEEADNDPTGEAAANTQQTLTFYELDLGLNHVVRKYSEPLEEHGNFLITVPGGSDGPSGVLICSENYITYKNFGDQPDIRCPIPRRRNDLDDPERGMIFVCSATHKTKSMFFFLAQTEQGDIFKITLETDEDMVTEIRLKYFDTVPVAAAMCVLKTGFLFVASEFGNHYLYQIAHLGDDDEEPEFSSAMPLEEGDTFFFQPRPLKNLVLVDELDSLSPILCCQIADLANEDTPQLYVACGRGPRSSLRVLRHGLEVSEMAVSELPGNPNAVWTVRRHVEDEFDAYIIVSFVNATLVLSIGETVEEVTDSGFLGTTPTLSCSLLGDDALVQVYPDGIRHIRADKRVNEWKTPGKKTIVKCAVNQRQVVIALTGGELVYFEMDPSGQLNEYTERKEMSADVVCMSLANVPPGEQRSRFLAVGLVDNTVRIISLDPSDCLQPLSMQALPAQPESLCIVEMGGTEKQDELGERGSIGFLYLNIGLQNGVLLRTVLDPVTGDLSDTRTRYLGSRPVKLFRVRMQGQEAVLAMSSRSWLSYSYQSRFHLTPLSYETLEFASGFASEQCPEGIVAISTNTLRILALEKLGAVFNQVAFPLQYTPRKFVIHPESNNLIIIETDHNAYTEATKAQRKQQMAEEMVEAAGEDERELAAEMAAAFLNENLPESIFGAPKAGNGQWASVIRVMNPIQGNTLDLVQLEQNEAAFSVAVCRFSNTGDEWYVLVGVAKDLILNPRSVAGGFVYTYKLVNSGEKLEFLHKTPVEEVPAAIAPFQGRVLIGVGKLLRVYDLGKKKLLRKCENKHIANYICGIQTIGHRVIVSDVQESFIWVRYKRNENQLIIFADDTYPRWVTTATLLDYDTVAGADKFGNICVVRLPPNTNDEVDEDPTGNKALWDRGLLNGASQKAEVIMNYHVGETVLSLQKTTLIPGGSESLVYTTLSGGIGILVPFTSHEDHDFFQHVEMHLRSEHPPLCGRDHLSFRSYYFPVKNVIDGDLCEQFNSMEPNKQKNVAEELDRTPPEVSKKLEDIRTRYAF; encoded by the exons ATGTTTCTCTACAACTTGACGCTACAGCGTGCCACCGGCATTAGCTATGCTATCCATGGCAATTTCTCAG GAACCAAACAACAAGAAATTGTTGTTTCCCGGGGCAAGATCCTGGAGTTACTCCGCCCTGATCCCAACACAGGGAAGGTTCACACCCTGCTGACTGTGGAAGTGTTTGGAGTCATTCGCTCACTCATGGCCTTCAGACTGACAGGTGGGACCAAAGACTATATCGTGGTGGGCAGCGATTCGGGACGCATTGTTATTCTGGAGTACCAGCCCTCCAAGAATGTGTTTGAGAAGATTCATCAGGAAACCTTTGGCAAGAGTGGATGTCGCAGAATCGTTCCAGGCCAGTACTTGGCTGTGGACCCAAAGGGCCGTGCCGTCATGATCA GTGCTATTGAAAAGCAGAAGTTGGTGTATATCTTGaacagagatgctgctgctcgTCTCACCATATCCTCCCCGCTGGAAGCCCACAAGGCCAATACCTTGGTCTACCACGTGGTGGGAGTCGATGTAGGATTTGAAAACCCCATGTTTGCTTGTCTGGAAATGGATTATGAG GAAGCAGACAATGATCcaacaggagaagcagcagccaacaCACAACAGACATTGACATTTTATGAACTGGACTTGGGTTTGAACCATGTTGTTAGGAAATACAGTGAGCCCTTGGAAGAGCATGGCAACTTCCTTATAACAG ttcCTGGTGGTTCTGATGGACCTAGTGGGGTGCTGATCTGTTCTGAAAACTATATTACTTATAAAAACTTCGGTGACCAGCCTGATATCAGATGCCCAATTCCCAGGAGACGG AATGACTTGGATGACCCAGAGAGAGGTATGATTTTTGTCTGCTCTGCCACACATAAGACCAAGTCCATGTTCTTCTTTCTGGCCCAGACAGAGCAAGGAGACATCTTCAAAATTACTCTGGAGACAGATGAAGACATG gTAACAGAGATTCGACTGAAGTACTTTGACACTgttcctgttgctgctgccatGTGTGTGCTGAAAACAGGGTTTCTCTTTGTGGCATCTGAATTTGGAAACCA TTACCTGTACCAGATAGCTCACCTGGGTGATGATGATGAGGAGCCGGAGTTTTCTTCTGCCATGCCTCTTGAGGAAGGAGACACATTCTTTTTCCAGCCACGACCACTCAAGAAcctggtgctggtggatgagTTGGACAGTTTGTCTCCTATTCTGTGTTGTCAG ATAGCTGATTTGGCCAATGAAGACACACCCCAGTTGTATGTGGCTTGTGGTCGGGGACCCCGGTCATCTCTGAGGGTTCTAAGACATGGACTTGAG GTATCTGAAATGGCAGTCTCAGAGCTGCCTGGTAACCCCAATGCTGTATGGACTGTGAGGAGACATGTTGAAG ATGAATTTGATGCCTATATCATCGTGTCCTTCGTAAATGCCACACTGGTGCTGTCTATCGGAGAGACTGTAGAAGAAGTGACTGACTCTGGATTCCTGGGTACTACACCCACCTTGTCCTGCTCTCTTCTTGGTGATGATGCTTTGGTGCAG gtttATCCAGATGGGATCCGACACATCCGAGCAGATAAGAGAGTAAATGAATGGAAGAcaccaggaaagaaaaccatCGTGAAATGTGCTGTGAACCAGAGACAAGTAGTGATAGCACTTACTGGAGGAGAACTGGTTTACTTTGAGATGGACCCG tcAGGACAGCTGAATGAGTACacagagagaaaggagatgTCTGCCGACGTCGTTTGCATGAGCCTGGCCAATGTTCCCCCTGGGGAGCAGCGCTCCCGGTTCCTTGCTGTTGGGCTGGTGGACAACACTGTCAGAATTATTTCCCTTGACCCTTCA GATTGCTTGCAGCCGCTGAGTATGCAGGCCCTTCCTGCACAGCCCGAGTCACTGTGCATTGTGGAGATGGGTGGCACAGAGAAGCAGGACGAGCTGGGCGAGAGAGGCTCCATTGGCTTTCTATACCTGAACATTGGACTGCAG AACGGTGTGCTGCTGCGAACTGTTCTGGATCCCGTTACTGGCGATCTTTCTGATACCAGGACCAGATACCTCGGCTCACGGCCTGTGAAACTCTTCAGGGTCCGAATGCAAGGCCAAGAGGCG GTGCTGGCCATGTCAAGCCGTTCGTGGCTCAGCTATTCCTATCAGTCACGCTTCCACCTGACTCCCCTGTCTTATGAGACACTGGAGTTCGcatctggttttgcttctgaGCAGTGCCCAGAGGGCATTGTAGCCATCTCCACAAACACATTGAG GATTTTGGCACTGGAGAAGCTGGGGGCAGTCTTCAACCAGGTGGCCTTCCCGTTGCAGTACACACCCCGAAAATTTGTCATTCACCCAGAGAGCAACAACTTGATCATCATTGAGACGGACCACAATGCTTACACCGAGGCTACCAAGGCACAGAGGAAGCAGCAAATGGCTGAG GAAATGGTGGAGGCTGCAGGTGAAGATGagagggagctggctgcagagatGGCCGCAGCCTTTCTGAACGAGAATCTTCCCGAGTCCATCTTCGGTGCTCCCAAGGCAGGGAATGGACAGTGGGCCTCTGTTATCAGGGTGATGAACCCCATCCAGGGAAATACGTTGGATCTGGTCCAGCTAGAGCAGAACGAAGCTGCCTTCAG TGTGGCTGTGTGCCGGTTCTCCAACACTGGTGATGAGTGGTATGTACTGGTGGGAGTCGCCAAGGACCTGATTCTGAACCCACGCTCAGTTGCTGGGGGCTTTGTCTACACGTACAAGCTGGTGAATAGTGGTGAGAAGCTGGAGTTTCTGCACAAG ACCCCTGTGGAGGAGGTTCCTGCAGCCATTGCTCCGTTCCAAGGTAGAGTCTTAATTGGAGTTGGAAAGCTCTTGCGTGTGTACGACCTGGGCAAGAAGAAACTGCTTCGCAAGTGTGAGAATAAG CACATTGCCAACTACATCTGTGGGATCCAAACCATTGGGCACAGAGTGATTGTTTCAGACGTTCAGGAGAGCTTCATCTGGGTGCGCTACAAAAGGAATGAGAACCAGCTCATCATCTTTGCTGATGACACTTATCCCCGGTGGGTCACTACAGCAACTCTCCTGGATTATGACACTGTGGCTGGAGCAGACAAGTTTGGCAATATCTGTGTG GTGAGATTGCCTCCCAACACCAACGATGAGGTAGATGAGGATCCCACAGGCAACAAAGCTCTCTGGGACAGGGGGCTTCTTAATGGAGCATCACAGAAG GCTGAAGTGATTATGAATTACCACGTGGGAGAGACGGTGCTTTCCTTACAGAAGACCACGCTCATCCCAGGAGGCTCCGAGTCTCTTGTCTATACCACCTTATCGGGGGGGATAGGAATCTTGGTCCCTTTTACTTCCCACGAG GACCATGACTTCTTCCAGCATGTGGAAATGCACTTGAGGTCTGAGCACCCTCCTCTCTGCGGACGAGACCATCTCAGTTTCCGTTCCTACTACTTCCCGGTGAAG AATGTGATCGATGGGGACTTGTGTGAGCAGTTCAACTCCATGGagccaaacaaacagaagaatgtGGCCGAAGAGCTGGACCGGACCCCACCTGAGGTGTCCAAGAAGCTGGAAGACATCCGCACACGCTACGCTTTCTGA